The region ATCGTTATGTGAATTTAGTTTAAACACACagacacacagacacacacaacaTATAGTATAATGTAAAATTAAGGATAATTTATTTAGCTTTTAATTAGTTTGAAGACGCCACTTACGATCATAATCAATTTCCATTTAAAACCTTTTGATAAATTCTAATCAGCAAGCTGCTTCTAGGTTTTTTCTAACCCCATTTGAATTCACCATTTTTATATCCCGTTTTTGAAGTCAACTGTATGCCCtatatatagtgtttataaataaGACACTGGCATCGATATTCAAACCAATCAAATTAAGATGAAGAAGTACTCTCAAATACGCTCCTGTGTCTTCCTTCTGGTTCTTTGTCTTTCCTTTTCTAACTCATGGGCAAACTTATCTTCCCTTGTTGATGTTACACCAGGTACGGAAAATTTCATAAGTTGCATACAGCCCAAATCCAACAATGTCACCTCCTTCTCTCAGCAGCTCATTATCACACCTGTCAATGCTTCTTTCATTCCCATTTGGCAAGTCGCAGTGCAAAACACTAGGTTCCTTAAACCCTCGACTCCTAAACCATCAATCATCGTGACACCTGTGGATGAAACACTTGTCCAAAAGGCTCTATTCTGCGCAAAGAAACATGGGTACGAGATGAGGATCAGGAGTGGGGGCCATGACTATGAAGGCCTATCATACACTGCTGATGTTCCCTTTGTTATGCTTGATTTCACCAACATGAGGTCTATAGACGTGGACGTAGCTAACAGGAGCGCATGGGTCCAGCCAGGTGCTGTGCTTGGTGAACTCTATTACAGTATTTCTCAGAAGACCGACACCTTGTATTTCCCGGCAGGTGTTTGCCCCACGGTGGGTGTTGGCGGGTACATGGGCGGTGGTGGCTACGGAAACCTACTGAGGAAATATGGTACTGCTGCTGATAATGTTGTGGACGTTCGCTTTATGGATGTCAATGGAAATATTCTTGACAGGAAGTCCATGGGTAAGGATTTGTTTTGGGCAATACGAGGAGGTGGTGCTTCCAGTTTTGGAATCGTTCTCGCATGGAAGCTCAGGTTGGTTCCGGTTCCAGAAAAAGTAACTGTATTCATACTGAATAAAACTTTGGAAGAAGGGGCAACCAAAATTTTCCATAAATATCAATACGTTGCGCCAACTATTGATAGAAATCTACACATAAGAACTCAGGTGTTTGCCGAATATATTGGCAACACCACCAAGAAAACCATACGGATTATGTTCGAAGGAATTTATCAGGGCACAAGGGACACATTGCTTCCGTTGCTGGACGAAAAATTTCCTGAGCTCGGTGTTAGACGAGAGATTTGTGAAGAAATTAGAAGCATCCAATCGACCGTTGTGTTTTGGGGCCTGCCAAGCTCCACCCCAATTGAGATCCTCACGAACCGGTCTGCTATAGCCAAGCTGAACAATAAAAGCAAATCAGACTATGTCCGGACACCAATTCCCATACGCGGTCTAAGAAAGATATGGAGAAAGCTCATGCAAAACGACGGATCGGCACTTCTCATGATCAATCCTTTTGGCGGAAGGATGGCTGATTACTCAGAGTCAGCAATTCCATATCCTCATAGAGCTGGGGTGTTGTTACAGATTCTCAAGACTGTTAATTTTAACGGTCAAACTTCAGACACGACCCCTACATCGCTCAAGAGAATAATGTGGCTTCGAAGCTTGGACGAGTTACTGACGCCTTATGTCTCAAAGAACCCAAGAGAAGCATATTCCAACTACAATGATCTAGATTTGGGTGTTGGAAGTTCTAATTATGAAGAAGCCAGTCTTTGGGGTGAGAGGTACTGGAAAAGGGACAATTTTCAGAAGTTGATTCGAATCAAGGCCAAAGTTGATCCGGATAATTTCTTCCGGCGTCCACAAAGTATCCCTGTTTTCTAACACCTCTCTCTCTACACGAGGCACCTTTTTCTTGAGAAAGGCTCAAAATTAGGGTCTtacttcttttgttttttttaataaactaccAATAAGTCTCACGTACTCATAATATCGCTCTGttttaaaagaatatctaaaattaATTGTTAAATGATTGTAATTTTTATATGAATTGGTTATGATTTATTCTAATTCGATGCATTGTTTGGTTATTATATTTCTTGGTTATACTTTGTGTTGATGAATAAATTTGATATAATTAATTCTTAAGACGTCTTCGATAATTTCTAATTTTGGCTTGGGTTTAAGTTGGATGATGGAAACTATCCTGTGTTGGAACTCGTATGGTTGATAAAAACT is a window of Lactuca sativa cultivar Salinas chromosome 1, Lsat_Salinas_v11, whole genome shotgun sequence DNA encoding:
- the LOC128127183 gene encoding tetrahydroberberine oxidase-like: MKKYSQIRSCVFLLVLCLSFSNSWANLSSLVDVTPGTENFISCIQPKSNNVTSFSQQLIITPVNASFIPIWQVAVQNTRFLKPSTPKPSIIVTPVDETLVQKALFCAKKHGYEMRIRSGGHDYEGLSYTADVPFVMLDFTNMRSIDVDVANRSAWVQPGAVLGELYYSISQKTDTLYFPAGVCPTVGVGGYMGGGGYGNLLRKYGTAADNVVDVRFMDVNGNILDRKSMGKDLFWAIRGGGASSFGIVLAWKLRLVPVPEKVTVFILNKTLEEGATKIFHKYQYVAPTIDRNLHIRTQVFAEYIGNTTKKTIRIMFEGIYQGTRDTLLPLLDEKFPELGVRREICEEIRSIQSTVVFWGLPSSTPIEILTNRSAIAKLNNKSKSDYVRTPIPIRGLRKIWRKLMQNDGSALLMINPFGGRMADYSESAIPYPHRAGVLLQILKTVNFNGQTSDTTPTSLKRIMWLRSLDELLTPYVSKNPREAYSNYNDLDLGVGSSNYEEASLWGERYWKRDNFQKLIRIKAKVDPDNFFRRPQSIPVF